Within Pseudomonas alloputida, the genomic segment GCCGTGAAGCCTTCGATGCCGCGCTAATGGCGCGCATCGACGGCTTTGCCCCGGACCTGGTGGTGCTGGCCGGTTTCATGCGCATCCTCAGTGGCGGCTTCGTGCGCCACTATCAGGGCCGCCTGCTCAACATCCACCCGTCGCTGCTGCCCAAGTACAAGGGCCTGCATACGCATCGCCGGGCATTGGAAGCTGGCGACGCCGAGCATGGCTGCAGCGTACACTTCGTGACTGAGGAACTCGATGGCGGCCCACTGGTCGTACAGGCTGTGGTACCGGTGGCGTCTGATGACACCGTCGAAAGCCTGGCACAGCGGGTACACCATCAGGAACACCTGATCTACCCACTGGCGGTGCGCTGGTTCGCTGAAGGGCGCTTGCGTCTTGGCGAACAGGGTGCATTACTGGACGGCCAGCCACTGGCGGCCAGCGGTCACTTGATTCGATCCTAGGAGAATTTATGCGTCGCGCCCTGCTCTTGGCTCTCGCCGTGCTCGCCCTGCCCCTCCAGGCAGCTGATCTGAAGCCGTTCTCGGCCA encodes:
- the purN gene encoding phosphoribosylglycinamide formyltransferase, whose amino-acid sequence is MPSKTCNVVVLLSGSGSNLQALIDSCQGQDSPVRIRAVLSNRADAYGLQRAAAAGIDSVVLDHTQFDGREAFDAALMARIDGFAPDLVVLAGFMRILSGGFVRHYQGRLLNIHPSLLPKYKGLHTHRRALEAGDAEHGCSVHFVTEELDGGPLVVQAVVPVASDDTVESLAQRVHHQEHLIYPLAVRWFAEGRLRLGEQGALLDGQPLAASGHLIRS